The following coding sequences lie in one Cyanobacteria bacterium GSL.Bin1 genomic window:
- a CDS encoding mechanosensitive ion channel, protein MNRQVQQTIQRFLGYEILNNFVSEYLLALFMFLIGILIINFILKGFILKRLRKWINHSHIGLNSRLLKIFQNSLTPLLYLGVLYISIRNLELHPILNQSIDVIGLILATFIGIRFIGNVIEYFLATYWLKGEDDEAREQSIAILSPALRIVTWTIGIIFLLGNLGFNISALIASLGIGGIAIALAAQGVFQELFSYFSILLDRPVKIGDFIIVGDLIGTVEHIGIKTTRLRSLSGEELILSNSDLTSSRIHNYKRMEERRIVFTLGVTYETGLEQLQIIPELIHEMINNIENTRFDRCHFSSYGDFSLNFETVYYMETPDYTAYMDAQQKINFAIKECFEAQGIEIAYPTQVHYLKSD, encoded by the coding sequence ATGAATCGACAAGTACAACAAACAATACAAAGATTTTTAGGCTACGAAATTTTAAATAACTTTGTTTCGGAATACCTCTTGGCTTTATTCATGTTTCTGATTGGTATTCTGATTATTAATTTTATTTTGAAAGGATTTATTCTGAAGCGACTCAGAAAATGGATCAATCATTCTCATATTGGTTTAAATAGCCGTTTACTCAAAATATTTCAGAATTCTCTTACCCCTTTACTCTATCTGGGGGTACTTTATATTAGTATTCGTAATTTAGAATTACATCCAATTCTAAATCAATCGATTGATGTCATTGGTTTAATTCTTGCTACTTTTATTGGCATTCGTTTTATTGGCAATGTTATTGAGTATTTCTTAGCGACCTACTGGTTAAAAGGAGAAGACGATGAAGCCCGTGAACAAAGTATTGCCATTCTTTCGCCAGCACTGAGAATTGTTACTTGGACAATCGGCATCATTTTCTTATTAGGCAATCTTGGCTTTAATATTTCTGCATTAATCGCTAGCTTAGGTATCGGCGGTATTGCCATTGCTTTAGCAGCGCAAGGGGTTTTCCAAGAACTCTTTAGTTATTTTTCCATCTTGCTCGATCGCCCAGTTAAAATTGGCGATTTTATTATCGTTGGCGATCTAATTGGTACAGTAGAACACATTGGGATTAAAACGACTCGCCTTCGCAGTCTGAGCGGCGAAGAGTTAATTTTATCCAATAGTGACTTAACTAGTTCTCGGATTCACAATTATAAGCGAATGGAAGAGCGTCGCATTGTTTTTACCCTCGGCGTCACTTATGAAACTGGATTAGAACAATTACAAATCATTCCTGAATTGATTCACGAGATGATTAATAATATAGAAAACACGCGCTTTGATCGGTGCCATTTTAGCTCTTATGGAGATTTTAGTCTGAATTTTGAAACGGTGTATTATATGGAAACCCCAGATTACACTGCTTATATGGATGCGCAGCAAAAAATTAATTTTGCCATCAAAGAATGTTTTGAAGCTCAAGGTATTGAAATCGCTTATCCTACACAAGTTCATTATTTAAAAAGTGACTAA